One genomic region from Methanocaldococcus fervens AG86 encodes:
- a CDS encoding metal-dependent hydrolase, translating into MITWYGHACFKVDNVLIDPFVPNPLCNLPYDEIMDGVDVIAVTHGHADHLGNAEELAKAYNVPVVSNHEISVYLSEKGVNAEGMNIGGTIEINGAKLTMVKAEHSSDIAPTISGGVAAGFIINDRVYHAGDTGVFGDMELIGEIYAPQIALLPIGGRYTMGIDEALVAIELIYPEIVIPMHYNTFPLIEVDVNEFVKKAEALGVEVIVPKIGEPLDL; encoded by the coding sequence ATGATAACATGGTATGGCCATGCATGCTTTAAAGTAGATAACGTTTTAATAGACCCATTTGTTCCAAATCCTCTATGTAATTTACCTTACGATGAAATAATGGATGGAGTAGATGTAATAGCAGTAACTCATGGACATGCAGACCACCTAGGAAATGCCGAAGAATTGGCTAAAGCGTACAATGTTCCAGTTGTATCAAATCATGAGATTAGTGTCTATTTATCAGAAAAAGGAGTCAATGCTGAAGGGATGAATATTGGAGGAACTATAGAGATAAATGGAGCAAAATTAACAATGGTTAAGGCTGAGCATTCATCAGATATTGCTCCAACAATAAGTGGGGGAGTGGCTGCTGGATTTATCATAAATGATAGGGTTTATCATGCTGGAGATACTGGAGTATTTGGAGATATGGAGTTAATTGGAGAAATCTACGCTCCACAAATTGCTCTATTGCCAATAGGCGGAAGATACACAATGGGAATTGATGAAGCTTTAGTAGCTATTGAACTAATATATCCAGAAATAGTCATTCCAATGCATTACAACACATTCCCATTGATTGAAGTTGATGTAAATGAATTCGTGAAAAAAGCTGAAGCATTGGGGGTTGAGGTTATAGTTCCAAAGATTGGAGAGCCATTAGATTTATAA
- a CDS encoding CD3072 family TudS-related putative desulfidase, translating to MNGKKIAIVSHCILNQNSVVKGLERAKEAFNEVVEIILNENYGIIQLPCPEMLYLGINRRGMVKEEYNTKEYRELCREILKPIIKYLKEYNKEGLNLF from the coding sequence ATGAATGGAAAGAAAATAGCAATAGTTTCCCATTGTATATTAAACCAAAATAGTGTTGTTAAAGGTTTGGAGAGGGCAAAAGAGGCATTTAATGAAGTTGTTGAAATAATTTTAAATGAAAATTATGGGATAATACAACTTCCATGCCCAGAGATGCTTTATTTAGGAATAAATAGGCGTGGTATGGTTAAGGAAGAATACAATACTAAAGAATACAGAGAGCTTTGCAGAGAGATTTTAAAGCCAATAATTAAATATTTGAAGGAATATAATAAAGAAGGGTTAAATTTGTTTTAA
- a CDS encoding cyclophilin-like fold protein, translated as MMKIKIKVKDFEVEGELYEDVAPKTVSAIAKALPIKGIVNRWGDEIYFETDVVVDEEENSKKFVELGDITYWIPGRAICIFFGKTPISDDKIRPASAVNVIGKVKDWEKFKDVWDGKQLKYLKNDIFSNFYLND; from the coding sequence ATGATGAAGATAAAAATTAAAGTTAAGGATTTTGAAGTTGAAGGAGAGCTTTATGAAGATGTTGCACCAAAAACTGTAAGTGCAATAGCTAAGGCTTTACCAATAAAAGGAATTGTTAATAGGTGGGGGGATGAGATATACTTTGAAACAGATGTCGTTGTTGATGAGGAGGAAAATTCAAAAAAATTTGTTGAATTGGGAGATATCACTTATTGGATTCCTGGAAGGGCTATTTGCATTTTCTTTGGAAAAACTCCAATAAGTGATGATAAGATAAGGCCTGCAAGTGCTGTAAATGTTATTGGTAAAGTTAAAGATTGGGAAAAGTTTAAAGATGTTTGGGATGGGAAACAATTGAAATATTTAAAGAATGACATATTTTCTAATTTTTATTTAAATGATTAA
- a CDS encoding H(2)-dependent methylenetetrahydromethanopterin dehydrogenase-related protein, with the protein MKVSVYGAGNQDLYVNQLKLPEKFGGEPPYGGSRMAIEFAKAGHDVVLAEPNKNIMSDDLWKKVEDAGVKVVSDDIEAAKHGEVHILFTPFGKATFNIAKNIVEHVPENAVICNTCTVSPVVLYYSLEPILRTKRKDVGISSMHPAAVPGTPQHGHYVIGGKTTDGKELATEEQINKLVELAKSAGKEAYVVPADVSSVVADMGSLVTAVALAGVLDYYSVGRKVIKAPKKMIEHQIIMVLQTMASLVETSGIEGLLKALNPELLIKTASSMHLLEEQKDLDAALEILKNLDEELKKEAKNAEIKPTTLVAAQSLVKEIKTLIGGAAAEGAIKRSARKLFEH; encoded by the coding sequence ATGAAAGTATCTGTCTATGGTGCTGGAAATCAAGATTTGTATGTAAATCAACTAAAGCTACCAGAGAAGTTTGGAGGAGAACCACCTTACGGCGGTTCAAGGATGGCTATTGAGTTTGCTAAAGCAGGGCATGATGTTGTTTTAGCTGAACCAAATAAAAATATAATGAGCGATGATTTATGGAAGAAGGTTGAAGATGCTGGAGTTAAGGTAGTTAGCGATGATATAGAAGCAGCGAAGCATGGAGAAGTTCATATATTATTTACTCCATTCGGTAAGGCAACATTTAACATTGCAAAGAATATTGTAGAACACGTTCCTGAAAATGCAGTTATCTGTAATACCTGTACTGTCTCGCCTGTTGTTTTATACTATTCATTAGAGCCAATTTTAAGGACAAAAAGGAAAGACGTAGGGATTAGCTCAATGCACCCAGCAGCCGTTCCAGGAACTCCACAACATGGGCATTATGTTATTGGTGGAAAAACTACGGATGGCAAAGAATTGGCGACTGAAGAACAGATAAATAAATTGGTAGAACTTGCTAAAAGTGCAGGAAAAGAGGCTTATGTTGTTCCAGCAGATGTTTCTTCAGTAGTAGCTGACATGGGAAGTTTAGTAACTGCAGTAGCACTTGCCGGTGTTTTAGATTACTACAGTGTAGGAAGGAAAGTTATAAAAGCCCCTAAAAAGATGATAGAGCATCAGATTATTATGGTTTTACAAACAATGGCATCTCTCGTTGAAACATCTGGCATTGAAGGGCTGTTAAAAGCGTTAAATCCTGAGCTTTTAATAAAAACTGCCTCATCAATGCATCTATTGGAAGAACAGAAAGATTTAGATGCTGCTTTAGAAATTCTTAAAAACTTGGATGAAGAATTGAAAAAAGAAGCTAAAAATGCAGAAATAAAACCAACAACACTTGTAGCAGCTCAATCGTTAGTTAAGGAGATAAAAACCTTAATAGGTGGGGCTGCTGCTGAAGGAGCTATAAAAAGAAGTGCTAGAAAGTTATTCGAGCATTAA
- a CDS encoding GTPase domain-containing protein, producing MKKEIKVVVIGSSDVGKTTLMENLIGKIGKVEHNGITTAIDYGSLKIDDKKIHFFGTPGQKRFEFMRELALRGTDFALLVLDASKGVTEEDKEIIKMLESKKIPYGVFINKVDVGEIDAEKIYNLCSPEFIAKGCAIKKEGFDELINKIISHV from the coding sequence ATGAAAAAAGAGATAAAGGTTGTAGTTATTGGCTCAAGTGATGTAGGAAAAACAACTTTAATGGAGAATTTAATTGGCAAAATAGGGAAAGTTGAACATAATGGGATTACAACAGCAATTGATTATGGTTCATTAAAAATAGATGATAAAAAAATACACTTCTTTGGAACACCCGGACAAAAAAGGTTTGAATTTATGAGAGAATTGGCATTGCGAGGGACGGATTTTGCTTTATTGGTTTTAGATGCTTCAAAAGGAGTGACTGAAGAAGATAAAGAAATTATAAAAATGTTGGAATCTAAAAAAATTCCATATGGGGTTTTCATAAATAAGGTAGATGTTGGAGAGATTGATGCAGAAAAGATTTATAATTTATGTAGCCCAGAATTTATTGCTAAAGGATGTGCAATAAAAAAAGAAGGTTTTGATGAGCTCATAAATAAAATCATATCACACGTATAA
- a CDS encoding roadblock/LC7 domain-containing protein codes for MIDRALIELNKTEGIKGSMVVGKDGLVIASQLPGNIDAELVGAMASASFGAAERTAAELGMGNLEQTMIEGEHGKVLMVDAGEGILVVLADAKVNLGLIRITMKRTAEKIKAMF; via the coding sequence ATGATTGATAGGGCCTTAATAGAGCTAAATAAAACTGAAGGTATTAAAGGTTCAATGGTTGTTGGTAAGGATGGGTTGGTCATAGCCTCCCAGCTGCCAGGAAATATTGATGCTGAGTTAGTTGGTGCTATGGCTTCAGCATCGTTTGGGGCTGCTGAAAGAACTGCAGCAGAGTTAGGTATGGGTAATTTAGAGCAGACAATGATTGAAGGAGAGCATGGAAAAGTTTTGATGGTTGATGCAGGGGAGGGTATTTTAGTAGTTTTAGCTGATGCAAAAGTTAACTTAGGTTTAATAAGGATAACAATGAAGAGAACTGCAGAAAAGATAAAGGCAATGTTCTAA
- a CDS encoding tetratricopeptide repeat protein, translating to MKDDINKLWKKYVNALENHDYERSLNLMDEMLNVEGLSSKEISELYAEKGKLLRKMGKNEEALKAYDKALELNPNYILAYLYKGILLIHLGRLEEAERVFLKLHELNPSDLVCKYIIAYVLKRLGKYSEAQKIFDDVVERHPQAFIAWLMKGKLLHREGKLKKALECFEKALEINPKDYELLYHKGEILLKLGKYCEALECFKVLHEKNDRDISSLMHIIEILVLLGRISEAREYVEKALKLNPDDPMIYFFYGIILNKLGRYEEAIKYFDKALELNPNFPDAWQGKAVALEKLGKIEDALECYNRALDIYE from the coding sequence ATGAAGGATGATATTAACAAATTATGGAAAAAATATGTAAATGCATTGGAAAATCATGATTACGAAAGATCTCTTAATTTAATGGATGAGATGTTAAATGTTGAAGGATTAAGTAGTAAAGAAATTTCAGAACTTTATGCAGAAAAAGGAAAGCTATTAAGAAAAATGGGTAAGAATGAAGAAGCATTAAAAGCTTATGATAAAGCATTAGAATTAAATCCAAACTACATTTTAGCATATCTGTATAAAGGAATTTTATTAATACATTTAGGTAGATTGGAGGAAGCGGAAAGAGTATTTTTAAAGTTGCATGAATTAAATCCATCTGACTTGGTTTGTAAATATATTATAGCATATGTATTAAAAAGACTTGGAAAGTACAGCGAGGCGCAAAAAATTTTTGACGATGTAGTAGAAAGACATCCACAAGCATTTATTGCATGGCTTATGAAAGGGAAACTATTACATAGGGAAGGAAAGCTTAAAAAGGCATTAGAATGTTTTGAAAAAGCTTTAGAAATAAACCCTAAAGATTATGAGCTATTATATCATAAAGGGGAGATATTACTCAAACTTGGGAAATATTGTGAAGCTTTAGAATGCTTTAAAGTTTTGCATGAAAAAAATGATAGAGATATATCCTCATTAATGCATATAATAGAAATTTTGGTATTATTGGGAAGAATATCTGAAGCAAGAGAATACGTTGAAAAGGCATTAAAGCTAAACCCTGATGACCCAATGATTTACTTTTTCTATGGAATTATATTAAATAAGCTTGGAAGATATGAAGAAGCAATTAAATACTTTGATAAGGCATTGGAATTAAACCCAAACTTCCCAGACGCTTGGCAGGGTAAAGCTGTAGCTTTGGAAAAGCTTGGAAAGATTGAGGATGCATTAGAATGTTACAATAGAGCTCTCGATATTTATGAATAA
- the glnA gene encoding type I glutamate--ammonia ligase: MDVEQAIEYIKKYDVKFIRFQFVDILGYPKNVAYPVKAGEKGIKELIDIFEHGLWFDGSSITGFVGIEESDMLLKPDLSTLSVLPWRPEQKSVARVICDVYKSDTKPFEGDPRSRLKAILNELKEEMNGEFFVGPEPEFFLLKRDPHNPHKWVPADSGNYFDVEPLDEAPDIRRDIVLALENLGFHVEASHHEVAPGQHEVDFKFDNALKTADSVVTFKMTIKNIAKKHGLKATFMPKPFFGINGSGMHCHQSVWLNGEPSFYDPEGPYNGLSEMCLSYIAGLLHHAKALVAITNPTVNSYKRLVPGYEAPVNIAWANQNRSAIIRVPAARGKATRVEFRAPDPACNPYLAFACMLAAGLDGVKKKMTAPEPIEKNIYKMSEEEKKQLGIESVPGSLSAALDELENDEVLQKALGKHIYENYMEIKRAECDAFRVAVTDWELNQYLDY; the protein is encoded by the coding sequence ATGGATGTTGAGCAGGCAATAGAGTATATAAAAAAATATGATGTTAAATTTATAAGATTCCAGTTCGTTGACATTTTGGGATATCCAAAAAACGTTGCATATCCTGTTAAAGCTGGAGAAAAAGGAATTAAAGAATTAATAGATATTTTTGAACATGGATTGTGGTTTGATGGTTCATCAATTACTGGTTTCGTTGGTATTGAAGAATCAGATATGTTGTTGAAACCAGATTTATCAACACTCTCTGTCTTACCATGGAGACCAGAGCAGAAGAGCGTTGCAAGGGTCATCTGCGACGTTTATAAAAGTGATACCAAGCCATTTGAAGGAGACCCAAGAAGTAGATTAAAAGCAATATTAAATGAATTGAAAGAAGAAATGAATGGGGAGTTTTTTGTTGGGCCGGAGCCAGAATTCTTCTTATTAAAGAGAGATCCTCACAACCCCCACAAATGGGTTCCTGCAGATAGCGGTAACTATTTTGACGTTGAACCATTAGATGAAGCTCCAGATATTAGGAGAGATATTGTCTTAGCTTTAGAAAACCTCGGTTTCCACGTTGAGGCGTCACACCACGAAGTTGCTCCAGGACAGCATGAGGTAGATTTCAAATTCGACAACGCCCTAAAAACAGCTGATAGTGTTGTAACGTTTAAAATGACTATTAAAAACATCGCTAAAAAACATGGCTTAAAAGCTACTTTCATGCCAAAACCATTCTTTGGTATAAACGGTAGCGGCATGCACTGCCACCAAAGTGTTTGGTTAAATGGAGAACCATCATTCTACGACCCAGAAGGACCATACAATGGATTAAGCGAGATGTGTTTAAGCTACATTGCTGGACTTTTACATCATGCTAAGGCGTTAGTTGCAATAACAAACCCAACAGTTAATTCATACAAGAGATTAGTTCCAGGTTACGAAGCTCCAGTAAACATTGCATGGGCTAACCAAAATAGAAGTGCCATCATTAGAGTTCCAGCTGCAAGAGGAAAAGCTACAAGAGTTGAGTTCAGGGCTCCAGACCCAGCATGCAACCCATACTTAGCATTTGCATGTATGTTGGCAGCTGGATTGGATGGAGTTAAGAAGAAGATGACAGCTCCAGAACCTATTGAGAAAAACATCTACAAAATGTCAGAAGAAGAGAAAAAGCAGTTAGGAATTGAGTCAGTTCCTGGAAGTTTATCAGCAGCGTTGGATGAGTTGGAAAATGATGAAGTTTTACAAAAAGCATTAGGTAAGCACATTTATGAAAACTACATGGAAATTAAAAGGGCAGAATGTGATGCTTTCAGAGTGGCAGTTACAGATTGGGAACTAAACCAATACTTGGACTATTAA
- the queC gene encoding 7-cyano-7-deazaguanine synthase QueC → MKAVTVLSGGLDSTVSTLIAKNLGYEITAITFNYGQKAVKREINASKKICEILDINHIVVDLPFIKQFKKSSLITENEIPSLKIEDLDSEKAHETMKTVWVPARNLIMLSIASGFAEALDAEKVFIGINKEEGLTFPDNTIEFVDALNKALEYGTLNKVKIEAPLYDKTKEEIVKIGREIEKKLGLEVLKYSYSCYKDNGEDFLHCGECESCMRRKRAFLMAGVEDKTRYIK, encoded by the coding sequence ATGAAGGCAGTTACTGTTTTAAGTGGTGGATTAGATTCTACAGTATCTACACTTATAGCTAAGAATTTAGGCTATGAGATTACAGCAATAACTTTTAATTATGGACAAAAGGCAGTTAAAAGAGAAATAAATGCATCAAAGAAGATTTGTGAGATTTTAGATATTAACCACATTGTTGTTGATTTACCATTTATCAAACAATTTAAAAAAAGCTCGTTAATAACTGAAAATGAAATTCCTTCACTAAAAATTGAAGATTTGGATAGTGAAAAAGCTCATGAAACTATGAAAACAGTGTGGGTTCCTGCAAGAAATTTAATAATGTTAAGTATAGCGAGTGGTTTTGCTGAGGCATTAGATGCAGAAAAAGTATTTATTGGAATAAATAAGGAAGAGGGATTAACATTTCCAGATAACACGATAGAGTTTGTTGATGCATTAAACAAAGCTTTAGAATATGGAACACTAAATAAAGTTAAGATAGAAGCTCCCTTGTATGATAAAACAAAGGAGGAAATTGTTAAAATTGGTAGGGAGATTGAGAAAAAGCTTGGTTTAGAAGTTTTAAAATATAGCTACTCATGTTATAAAGATAATGGAGAGGATTTTTTACATTGCGGAGAATGTGAGAGTTGTATGAGGAGGAAAAGAGCTTTTTTAATGGCTGGAGTTGAAGATAAAACAAGATATATCAAATAA
- a CDS encoding Coenzyme F420 hydrogenase/dehydrogenase, beta subunit C-terminal domain, giving the protein MKSYKNLKEEVWDANICSGCGACVAVCPVNNLYFREESPVKFECDECSCTIAPSDIIEHPISAEFCKTAVYDVPCGACYDACPRIKKSVIPKLEGLGNVLKAVKAKAGIEAKNAQNGGVVTAILANAFDEGLIDGAIVMIDDKWTLEPESYLALSKEDVIKSAGSKYLWKCPILKALKTAVMEKKLKKLAVVGTPCVINAIYQILSSDNDLLKPFRSAIRLKISLFCFETYDYSKMIKKLKDDGIEAWEIKKMDIESGKLKITLVDGNVVEYKLKDVEFAMREGCKVCGDFTGLTSDISVGNVGSGEGYSTVLIRNKWGEGFFKRAVHNGYISYDEDVDLEAVKKLAELKKKRVNKQ; this is encoded by the coding sequence ATGAAGTCATATAAAAACCTAAAAGAAGAGGTTTGGGATGCAAATATATGTAGTGGTTGTGGAGCTTGTGTAGCTGTTTGTCCAGTAAATAACCTATATTTTAGAGAAGAAAGTCCTGTAAAGTTTGAATGTGATGAATGTTCCTGTACAATAGCTCCATCAGATATTATTGAGCATCCAATTTCAGCTGAGTTTTGTAAAACAGCTGTTTATGACGTGCCTTGCGGAGCTTGCTATGATGCATGCCCAAGAATAAAAAAATCAGTAATTCCTAAGTTGGAAGGATTAGGGAATGTATTAAAAGCTGTAAAGGCAAAGGCAGGAATTGAGGCAAAGAACGCTCAAAATGGAGGGGTTGTTACTGCCATATTAGCCAATGCGTTCGATGAAGGGTTGATTGATGGAGCAATTGTAATGATTGACGATAAATGGACGTTGGAACCGGAATCATATTTGGCATTGTCAAAAGAAGATGTTATAAAATCAGCTGGAAGTAAATATTTATGGAAATGCCCTATATTAAAAGCATTAAAAACAGCTGTTATGGAGAAAAAACTTAAAAAATTAGCTGTCGTTGGAACTCCTTGTGTAATAAATGCAATTTATCAAATACTATCATCAGATAACGATTTGTTAAAACCATTTAGAAGTGCTATAAGGTTAAAAATATCTTTATTCTGCTTTGAAACCTATGATTACAGTAAGATGATTAAAAAGCTAAAAGATGATGGAATAGAGGCTTGGGAAATTAAAAAGATGGATATTGAATCTGGAAAATTAAAGATTACATTGGTTGATGGGAATGTTGTTGAATATAAGCTAAAAGATGTAGAATTTGCGATGAGAGAAGGTTGTAAAGTTTGTGGAGACTTCACCGGCTTAACATCAGATATTTCAGTTGGTAATGTAGGAAGCGGGGAAGGATATTCAACAGTTTTAATAAGAAACAAATGGGGAGAAGGATTCTTTAAAAGAGCAGTTCATAACGGTTATATATCATATGATGAAGATGTTGATTTGGAAGCAGTTAAAAAGCTTGCAGAATTAAAGAAAAAGAGAGTAAATAAACAATAA
- a CDS encoding GltB/FmdC/FwdC-like GXGXG domain-containing protein: MEEVVIDAKDMHYKELNEKIHEVLRKNPDVKKIILKNVLGQRFIGTGLQKKDLTIEIYGIPGGDLGMFMNGPTIIVHGNAEFAPGNTMDDGTIVIYGSSGDVTAHSMRGGKVFVRGDVGYRSGIHMKAYKDKIPVLVIGGRAKDFLGEYMAGGIIIVLNIDEKGNDLGKVKGRMIGTGIHGGAIYIRGDVDRDQLGVAADIKEFTKEDLEKIKPYIEEFCKWFNLSEDVKNRLLNSKWTKIAPISKRPFGKLYTPDLM; encoded by the coding sequence ATGGAAGAGGTCGTTATAGATGCAAAGGATATGCACTATAAAGAGCTAAATGAAAAAATACATGAAGTTTTGAGAAAAAATCCGGATGTTAAAAAAATTATATTGAAAAATGTTTTGGGGCAGAGATTTATTGGGACTGGATTACAGAAGAAAGATTTAACTATAGAGATTTACGGTATTCCTGGTGGAGATTTAGGAATGTTCATGAATGGCCCTACAATTATAGTTCATGGCAATGCTGAATTTGCTCCAGGAAACACGATGGATGATGGAACAATAGTTATCTATGGAAGTAGTGGAGATGTAACTGCCCATTCAATGAGAGGAGGAAAGGTTTTTGTTAGGGGAGATGTTGGTTATAGAAGTGGAATCCACATGAAAGCTTATAAAGATAAAATCCCTGTCCTTGTTATAGGTGGAAGGGCAAAGGATTTCTTAGGAGAATATATGGCTGGAGGAATTATAATTGTTTTAAATATTGATGAGAAGGGAAATGACTTAGGAAAAGTTAAAGGAAGAATGATAGGAACTGGAATTCATGGAGGAGCTATTTACATTAGAGGAGATGTAGATAGGGACCAATTAGGTGTTGCCGCAGATATAAAAGAATTTACTAAGGAAGATTTGGAAAAAATAAAGCCATACATTGAAGAATTCTGCAAATGGTTTAATCTATCAGAAGATGTTAAAAATAGATTGTTAAATTCAAAATGGACAAAAATAGCACCAATTTCAAAAAGACCGTTTGGAAAACTCTATACGCCAGATTTAATGTAA
- a CDS encoding glutamate synthase-related protein: MIPSYVPPKYKVEVDPNKCMLCERCTIECSWGVHRREGDRIISYSNRCGACHRCVAMCPRDAITIKENAISWRSHPLWDIDARADIYNQAKTGCILLSGMGNAKEHPIYFDKIVLDACQVTNPSIDPLREPMELRTYIGKKPKQLEFDFVEEEIDGKKIKKAKLKTKIAPNLKLDTPIMIAHMSYGALSLNAHLSFAKAVKECGTFMGTGEGGLPKPLYPYADHIITQVASGRFGVNEEYLMKGAAIEIKIGQGAKPGIGGHLPGEKVTAEISATRMIPEGSDAISPAPHHDIYSIEDLAQLVRSLKEATRWKKPVFVKIAAVHNAPAIAVGIATSDADAVVIDGYRGGTGAAPKVFRDHVGIPIEMAIAAVDQRLREEGLRNEISIIASGGIRCSADVFKAIALGADAVYIGTAAMVALGCRVCGRCYTGLCAWGIATQKPELVKRLDPEVGAKRVANLIKAWTHEIKELLGAAGINSIESLRGNRDRLRGVGLNEKELEVLGIKAAGE, encoded by the coding sequence ATGATTCCTTCATACGTTCCTCCAAAGTATAAGGTTGAAGTAGACCCAAACAAATGTATGTTATGTGAGAGATGTACAATAGAGTGTTCATGGGGAGTTCATAGGAGAGAAGGAGATAGAATAATAAGCTATTCAAACAGATGTGGGGCATGCCATAGATGTGTTGCAATGTGTCCAAGGGATGCCATAACAATTAAAGAAAACGCAATTTCTTGGAGGTCCCATCCACTATGGGATATAGATGCAAGGGCAGATATCTACAACCAAGCAAAGACCGGTTGTATTTTATTAAGTGGGATGGGTAACGCCAAAGAACATCCAATCTATTTTGATAAAATTGTTTTAGATGCATGTCAAGTTACAAATCCATCCATTGACCCATTGAGAGAGCCAATGGAATTGAGAACATACATTGGTAAAAAGCCAAAACAATTGGAGTTTGACTTTGTTGAGGAAGAAATTGATGGTAAAAAGATTAAAAAAGCCAAGCTAAAAACAAAAATAGCTCCAAATTTAAAGTTAGACACTCCAATAATGATTGCCCACATGTCTTATGGAGCTTTATCTTTAAACGCCCACCTATCATTTGCCAAGGCAGTTAAGGAATGTGGAACATTCATGGGAACTGGTGAAGGGGGATTACCAAAGCCTCTCTACCCTTACGCAGATCACATAATTACCCAAGTTGCAAGTGGAAGGTTTGGAGTTAATGAAGAGTATTTGATGAAAGGTGCGGCAATAGAGATTAAGATAGGGCAAGGAGCTAAGCCGGGAATTGGAGGACATTTACCTGGAGAGAAGGTTACAGCAGAGATTTCAGCGACAAGAATGATTCCCGAGGGAAGTGATGCTATCTCACCAGCTCCTCACCATGACATTTACTCAATTGAGGATTTAGCTCAGTTGGTTAGGAGTTTGAAAGAAGCAACAAGATGGAAAAAACCAGTGTTTGTTAAAATTGCCGCTGTCCATAACGCCCCAGCTATAGCTGTTGGAATTGCTACAAGTGATGCTGATGCAGTTGTTATTGATGGATACAGAGGAGGAACCGGGGCAGCTCCAAAGGTATTTAGAGATCACGTAGGAATTCCAATAGAAATGGCTATTGCAGCTGTAGATCAGAGATTGAGAGAGGAAGGGCTTAGAAATGAAATTAGCATTATAGCAAGTGGAGGAATTAGATGCTCTGCAGATGTATTTAAAGCAATAGCTTTGGGGGCTGATGCAGTATATATCGGAACTGCCGCAATGGTTGCCCTTGGATGTAGAGTCTGTGGAAGATGCTATACTGGATTGTGTGCTTGGGGAATAGCTACACAAAAACCTGAGTTAGTTAAGAGACTGGATCCAGAAGTTGGAGCTAAAAGAGTAGCTAACTTGATTAAAGCATGGACACATGAGATTAAAGAACTCTTAGGAGCCGCTGGAATTAACTCAATTGAAAGTTTAAGAGGAAACAGAGATAGATTGAGAGGAGTAGGACTGAATGAGAAAGAGTTAGAGGTTTTAGGAATAAAAGCTGCTGGAGAATAA